The Armatimonadota bacterium genome window below encodes:
- a CDS encoding nitroreductase family protein has protein sequence MKEGGEAPFWSVLWGRRSVRFYTPDRLPPEVLHRLLEAATLAPSAHNAQPWRFVVLQDPEVRHRLVLAMARRWEREMRERGVDEKVIRVEIRFSLERFIAAPLLLMPCLTMEDMDRYPRRHQRRAEHTMAVQSVAAAIQNLLLAAHALGLGACWCCAPLFCQGLVRRILRLPRTWEPQAFITLGYPRHHPPTPPRKAPEEVLWVI, from the coding sequence ATGAAGGAGGGCGGTGAAGCTCCCTTCTGGTCCGTGCTTTGGGGGAGGCGGTCCGTGCGGTTCTACACCCCCGACCGTCTCCCTCCGGAGGTCCTGCACCGGCTTCTGGAGGCGGCCACCCTGGCACCCTCCGCCCACAACGCGCAGCCGTGGCGGTTCGTGGTCCTGCAGGATCCGGAGGTGCGGCACCGTCTGGTCCTGGCCATGGCCCGGCGTTGGGAGCGGGAGATGCGGGAGCGGGGAGTGGACGAGAAGGTGATCCGGGTGGAGATCCGGTTCTCCCTGGAGCGGTTCATCGCGGCCCCGCTGCTGCTGATGCCCTGCCTCACCATGGAGGACATGGACCGGTATCCCCGTCGCCATCAGCGGCGGGCGGAGCACACCATGGCCGTCCAGAGCGTGGCCGCGGCCATCCAGAACCTGCTCCTGGCGGCCCATGCCCTGGGACTGGGGGCCTGCTGGTGCTGCGCCCCGCTGTTCTGCCAGGGCCTCGTGCGCCGGATCCTCCGGCTGCCTCGCACCTGGGAGCCCCAGGCCTTCATCACCCTCGGATACCCCCGACACCACCCGCCGACCCCACCCCGGAAGGCCCCGGAGGAGGTCCTGTGGGTGATCTAG
- the cofD gene encoding 2-phospho-L-lactate transferase translates to MGDLVVLLSGGGGGAKLAEGLAAVLPPGRLAIVGNTGDDLDWYGLRICPDLDTLLYTLVGEVDPNRGWGIRGDTFAVLAQLAVYGEDPWFRVGDRDLATSLLRTHWLRQGMRLTEVMQRLSRWLGVPHRVLPMTDDPVRTMVRTPEGELDFQTYFVRRGHRDPVLEIRFAGIEQARPTAEVLEALEKAETIVLGPSNPFVSIGPILAVPGVQEAIRRSPASKVAVSPLVAGRALKGPADAMMRSLGHRPDAVGVAALYRGLVEVFVLDAADAALAPEVERLGMRAVVAQTVMRTPEDRRSLARRLLELAGCGC, encoded by the coding sequence GTGGGTGATCTAGTGGTCCTCCTGTCTGGAGGCGGAGGGGGAGCGAAACTCGCGGAGGGACTCGCGGCCGTCCTGCCTCCCGGTCGACTGGCCATCGTGGGGAACACGGGAGACGACCTCGACTGGTACGGTTTGCGGATCTGTCCGGATCTGGACACCCTGCTGTACACCCTGGTGGGAGAGGTGGACCCGAATCGGGGGTGGGGGATTCGGGGGGACACCTTCGCCGTGCTGGCTCAGCTGGCCGTGTACGGGGAGGATCCATGGTTCCGGGTGGGGGATCGGGATCTGGCCACGAGCCTCCTGCGCACCCACTGGTTGCGACAGGGGATGCGGCTTACGGAGGTCATGCAACGGCTGAGCAGGTGGCTGGGCGTGCCCCACCGCGTCCTCCCCATGACGGACGACCCCGTGCGCACGATGGTCCGGACGCCGGAGGGGGAGCTGGATTTTCAGACGTACTTCGTGCGCAGAGGACATCGGGATCCGGTGTTGGAGATCCGGTTTGCGGGGATCGAGCAGGCCCGGCCCACGGCGGAGGTCCTGGAAGCCCTGGAGAAGGCCGAGACCATCGTGCTTGGCCCCTCCAATCCGTTTGTGAGCATCGGTCCCATCCTGGCGGTTCCGGGGGTTCAGGAAGCCATCCGGCGCAGTCCTGCCTCGAAGGTGGCCGTCAGTCCCCTCGTGGCGGGTCGGGCCCTCAAGGGACCCGCGGATGCCATGATGCGGTCCCTCGGCCACCGACCCGATGCGGTGGGCGTGGCTGCACTGTATCGGGGCCTGGTGGAGGTGTTCGTGCTGGATGCCGCGGATGCGGCGTTGGCACCGGAGGTGGAACGGCTGGGGATGCGGGCGGTGGTGGCCCAGACGGTGATGCGGACCCCGGAGGACCGGCGCTCGCTTGCCCGGCGCCTCCTGGAGCTTGCGGGATGCGGGTGCTGA
- the cofC gene encoding 2-phospho-L-lactate guanylyltransferase: MRVLIPVKPLRAAKTRLNPLLTPEERAELSLWMLHRVLRSCREAGLSEVYVVGGDERIAELSRRYGAGLLPELGGDLNQTLGKTLTLVRGAGTCLLVAADLPLLRPEDLLRLIRPWQARGAAALAPSRDGGTNALLLPPRCPFAPAFGPGSAERHRRRLTAAGVVVEEVRTLGLLHDVDRFEDLSEAVRSLPGFPLPGLPACGKAVVESP, from the coding sequence ATGCGGGTGCTGATTCCGGTGAAACCCCTGCGGGCCGCGAAGACCCGCCTGAACCCTCTGCTGACCCCGGAGGAGCGGGCGGAGCTGAGCCTGTGGATGCTGCATCGGGTGCTCCGCAGCTGCCGGGAGGCGGGGCTTTCCGAGGTCTACGTGGTGGGTGGGGACGAGCGGATCGCGGAGCTGTCGAGGCGCTACGGGGCGGGCCTGCTCCCCGAACTGGGGGGCGATCTCAACCAGACCCTCGGGAAGACCCTGACCCTCGTGCGGGGGGCGGGCACGTGTCTGCTCGTGGCCGCGGACCTGCCGCTGCTCCGTCCGGAGGACCTCCTGCGGCTGATCCGTCCGTGGCAGGCGCGGGGGGCTGCTGCGCTCGCGCCTTCCCGGGACGGCGGGACCAATGCGCTGCTCCTTCCGCCCCGCTGTCCGTTTGCCCCTGCCTTCGGCCCGGGAAGTGCAGAACGCCACCGGAGGCGGCTAACGGCCGCGGGCGTTGTCGTGGAGGAAGTCCGGACGTTGGGGCTTCTGCACGACGTGGACCGGTTCGAGGACCTCTCCGAGGCGGTGCGGAGCCTCCCGGGCTTCCCCCTCCCGGGTCTCCCTGCCTGCGGGAAAGCCGTGGTAGAATCCCCGTGA
- a CDS encoding ABC transporter substrate-binding protein, with amino-acid sequence MRVPRELASSCCQELEGDFPVSRRAFLAWLVRAGVMGLAGWGLPAWGQGTRRIRLGFCGQLLCVVPYEVARFQKYFAEQGLEVELVYFRGGTAAMQALVGGAVDYAATSFDVALAAFARGARIVRFFSTGRLPLFALATAPRTASAIRALGDLEGRTVGVSGLGNADHALALYLLRRAGVRPDRVQFAVLGPNLFDALRVGHVDAGMVQEPALTLIERAGGRVLVNLMDLQQAERFLGGPYEFMGVAVRRDEWSARLDEMRALARALTRALRYVHYGTPKLVVQALPRELIAGGEQGLFERVLARHRRSLYPQEGRIDLEAVRRVAEIQRQAGLLPGAVRVEELVSNEVVGSL; translated from the coding sequence ATGCGCGTCCCGCGTGAGCTTGCTTCTAGTTGCTGCCAGGAACTCGAAGGAGACTTCCCCGTTTCCCGCCGGGCCTTCCTCGCCTGGCTTGTGCGGGCGGGCGTCATGGGCCTTGCGGGATGGGGCCTGCCCGCCTGGGGCCAGGGAACGCGCCGCATCCGGCTCGGGTTCTGCGGGCAGCTGCTGTGCGTGGTGCCCTATGAGGTAGCCCGCTTTCAGAAGTACTTCGCGGAGCAGGGGCTGGAGGTGGAGCTCGTGTACTTCCGGGGCGGGACCGCGGCCATGCAGGCTCTGGTGGGTGGGGCCGTGGACTACGCGGCCACCTCCTTCGACGTGGCGCTTGCGGCCTTCGCCAGAGGTGCCCGGATCGTGCGCTTTTTCTCCACGGGCCGCCTGCCGCTCTTTGCCCTCGCCACCGCTCCTCGGACAGCCTCCGCCATCCGTGCGCTGGGGGATCTTGAGGGCCGTACCGTCGGGGTTTCCGGGCTCGGGAACGCGGACCATGCCCTCGCCCTCTACCTCCTGCGTCGGGCAGGGGTTCGGCCCGATCGGGTGCAGTTCGCGGTCCTGGGCCCCAACCTCTTCGACGCCCTCCGGGTGGGGCATGTGGACGCGGGCATGGTTCAGGAGCCTGCCCTGACCTTGATCGAGCGGGCAGGGGGGCGCGTGCTTGTAAACCTCATGGATCTCCAACAGGCGGAGCGCTTCCTCGGGGGGCCGTATGAGTTCATGGGGGTGGCGGTGCGCCGGGACGAGTGGTCCGCCCGGCTGGACGAGATGCGGGCCCTTGCCCGAGCGCTCACCCGTGCCCTCCGCTACGTCCACTACGGGACCCCGAAGCTCGTGGTGCAGGCGCTTCCCCGGGAGCTGATCGCGGGCGGGGAACAGGGCCTCTTCGAGCGGGTACTGGCCCGGCACCGGCGGTCCCTGTACCCCCAGGAGGGCCGCATCGACCTGGAGGCGGTGCGACGGGTGGCGGAGATCCAGCGGCAGGCAGGGCTGCTGCCGGGGGCTGTCCGCGTGGAGGAGCTCGTGTCCAACGAGGTCGTCGGCAGCCTATGA
- a CDS encoding ABC transporter ATP-binding protein, with protein sequence MNAVEVFGLTVDYGPHRVLSDLHLEVPESQFVGLVGPSGCGKSTLLRCIAGLLRPTHGDVRVLGQPVNGPSPVVGILFQEDALLPWRTAQENVALGLRFRGAGRAEAQEEALRWLERVGLGAFARHYPAELSGGMKKRVALAQVLASRPRVLLMDEPFANLDAIVRHLVERDFLVLAEQERLTVLLVTHDLEEALLLSDRVAVMSAGPRARVVSTYEVPFPRPRDLMGLRADPRFGEILARIWEDLRREVARMGWEGAA encoded by the coding sequence ATGAACGCCGTGGAGGTTTTCGGGCTTACCGTGGACTACGGGCCGCACCGGGTGCTCTCCGACCTCCACCTGGAAGTGCCGGAGAGCCAGTTCGTCGGTCTGGTGGGGCCGAGCGGGTGCGGGAAGAGCACGCTCCTGCGGTGTATCGCGGGGCTGTTGCGGCCTACGCATGGTGATGTTCGCGTCCTGGGCCAGCCCGTAAACGGCCCCAGTCCCGTGGTGGGGATCTTGTTTCAGGAGGACGCGCTCCTGCCCTGGCGCACCGCTCAGGAGAACGTGGCCCTGGGGTTGCGGTTCCGGGGCGCGGGCCGGGCCGAAGCCCAGGAGGAAGCCCTCCGCTGGCTCGAGCGGGTGGGACTCGGCGCGTTTGCCCGACACTACCCGGCGGAGCTGTCGGGCGGGATGAAAAAGCGGGTGGCCCTGGCTCAGGTCCTGGCGAGCCGGCCACGGGTGCTGCTCATGGACGAGCCCTTTGCGAACCTGGACGCCATCGTGCGGCACCTGGTGGAGCGGGACTTTCTGGTCCTGGCGGAGCAGGAGCGTCTCACGGTCCTGCTGGTCACGCACGACTTAGAAGAAGCGCTGCTCCTCTCAGACCGGGTGGCGGTGATGTCCGCGGGCCCCCGCGCCCGGGTGGTGAGCACCTATGAGGTGCCGTTCCCCCGGCCGCGGGACCTCATGGGGCTGCGGGCCGATCCCCGGTTCGGAGAGATCCTCGCCCGGATCTGGGAGGATCTCCGGCGGGAGGTGGCCCGGATGGGGTGGGAGGGGGCGGCGTGA
- a CDS encoding ABC transporter permease subunit has product MRRTAVLVVGLVAWEVAARLRWLDPLLFPPPTEVAGVLYGLGTSPGFWGHVRTTLLEALGGLGLGVGVGGILGLAAATFEPAAEILEPVMALLNAIPRVILAPLFVIWLGIGLASKVALSFVLVCVVVFFAIYTGIREVDPRLVDRVRTLGGRSVDVVREVYLPSLAAWLVSGLKVAVGFAFTGAVVGEFVAASRGLGYLLSFAQSTYNARLTLALVLLVVGVILALFGLFTGLERYWLRWKPEFRRAPSRLEPSAIPPAPSSPPSVRGAFRGTGRG; this is encoded by the coding sequence GTGAGGCGCACCGCGGTCCTTGTGGTGGGGCTTGTGGCCTGGGAGGTTGCGGCCCGGTTGCGGTGGCTGGATCCCCTGCTTTTCCCACCCCCCACGGAGGTGGCGGGCGTTCTCTACGGGCTGGGCACAAGCCCGGGATTCTGGGGACACGTGCGCACCACGCTTCTGGAGGCCCTGGGCGGGCTGGGCCTGGGGGTAGGTGTGGGCGGGATCTTGGGGCTTGCTGCGGCTACCTTCGAACCCGCGGCGGAGATCCTGGAGCCGGTGATGGCCCTGCTGAACGCCATCCCCCGGGTCATCCTCGCGCCGCTGTTTGTCATCTGGCTGGGGATCGGCTTGGCCTCCAAGGTGGCGTTGAGCTTCGTGCTGGTGTGCGTGGTGGTGTTCTTCGCGATCTACACCGGCATCCGGGAGGTGGACCCGCGCCTGGTGGATCGGGTGCGGACTTTGGGCGGGCGCTCCGTGGACGTGGTCCGGGAGGTGTACCTCCCCTCCCTGGCCGCGTGGCTTGTAAGCGGGCTCAAGGTGGCGGTGGGGTTCGCCTTCACGGGGGCGGTGGTGGGAGAATTCGTGGCGGCAAGCCGCGGACTCGGGTACCTCCTCTCCTTTGCGCAGAGCACCTACAACGCCCGCCTCACCCTCGCCCTGGTGCTCCTCGTGGTGGGCGTGATCCTGGCCCTCTTCGGCCTGTTTACGGGACTGGAGCGGTACTGGCTCCGGTGGAAGCCGGAGTTCCGGCGCGCCCCCTCCCGGCTCGAACCGAGCGCGATCCCCCCGGCGCCCTCGTCCCCTCCCTCGGTGCGCGGCGCGTTTCGGGGAACCGGCCGGGGGTAG
- a CDS encoding LysR family transcriptional regulator, whose amino-acid sequence MELHQLEAFVAVATFRSFHRAAEALYLSQPAVSARIQALERALGKRLFERDGRTVRLTEAGEALLPYAERAIQAVAEGQHAVQQSSARAAGPLTLAAVPTICTYLLPEVVKRFRQECTDCKVLIRTGHSREVLQMVLNEEAELGLARSLSHPQVETIHLAQDPFVLVVYPRHRFARAGRVRLDEVASEPLIFYDRGSSDWTLLTAAFRQRALLPNVVLELDTIEAAKKMVEREVGISLLPKMAIRREIAEGTLIPVRLAGADLPKRHVDLIYLRGRGLGERAQQFVRLVRRALSAAEERRINKQRAWPAPLTEAGAGG is encoded by the coding sequence ATGGAGCTCCACCAGCTGGAAGCGTTCGTGGCGGTGGCCACCTTCCGGAGCTTTCACCGGGCCGCGGAGGCCCTGTACCTCTCGCAGCCCGCGGTGAGTGCCCGGATCCAGGCCTTGGAGCGTGCCCTGGGCAAGCGCCTCTTCGAGCGGGACGGCCGGACGGTCCGTCTCACGGAGGCGGGGGAGGCCCTCCTGCCCTACGCGGAGCGCGCCATCCAGGCGGTGGCGGAAGGACAGCACGCGGTCCAGCAGAGTTCTGCCCGCGCCGCAGGACCCCTCACCTTGGCCGCGGTGCCCACCATCTGCACCTACCTTCTGCCCGAGGTGGTGAAACGCTTCCGGCAGGAGTGCACGGACTGCAAGGTCCTGATCCGCACGGGTCACTCCCGGGAGGTCCTCCAGATGGTGCTCAACGAGGAGGCCGAGCTGGGGCTGGCCCGCTCCCTCTCCCACCCTCAGGTGGAGACCATTCACCTTGCCCAGGATCCCTTCGTCCTCGTGGTTTACCCCCGGCATCGGTTCGCGCGGGCAGGTCGGGTTCGGTTGGACGAGGTGGCCAGTGAACCCCTCATCTTCTACGACCGCGGGAGCAGTGACTGGACCCTCCTCACCGCGGCCTTCCGCCAGCGGGCTCTGTTGCCCAACGTGGTGCTGGAGCTGGATACCATCGAGGCGGCGAAGAAGATGGTCGAGCGGGAGGTGGGGATCTCCCTCCTCCCGAAGATGGCCATCCGTCGGGAGATCGCGGAGGGAACCCTGATCCCGGTGCGACTCGCGGGAGCAGACCTCCCCAAGCGGCACGTGGACCTCATCTACCTCCGGGGCCGCGGGCTGGGAGAGCGGGCCCAGCAGTTTGTCCGCTTGGTCCGGCGCGCGCTCTCGGCCGCGGAGGAGCGTCGGATTAATAAACAACGTGCATGGCCTGCCCCGTTGACGGAGGCGGGGGCAGGAGGGTAA
- the aroF gene encoding 3-deoxy-7-phosphoheptulonate synthase: MIVVMRQDAHPEQVEQVAARIREAGLRAHVSVGDLRTVIGVIGDDRTKEQLRGMLEAMEGVEKVVKVLQPYKLVSREFQPEDTVVEVRGVRFGGGEELVVIAGPCSVESREQILTTARAVKEAGARMLRGGAFKPRTSPYSFQGLEEEGLRLLAEAREATGLPVVTEAMDHRQLELVAQYADMIQIGARNMQNYTLLRDVGRLRKPVLLKRGPSATLEETLLAAEYILSEGNRQVVLCERGIRGFDNHTRFVLDIGAVVVLKQLTHLPVIVDPSHPAGKRAYVPALARAAVAAGADGLIVEVHPDPERALSDGAQQLRPGEFARLMREVTAIAQAVGRFRSPVPAV, encoded by the coding sequence ATGATCGTGGTGATGCGCCAGGACGCACATCCGGAGCAGGTCGAGCAGGTGGCTGCCCGGATCCGGGAGGCAGGGCTGCGGGCCCACGTCTCCGTGGGAGATCTCCGGACGGTGATCGGGGTGATCGGGGACGACCGGACCAAAGAGCAGCTCCGGGGGATGTTGGAGGCCATGGAGGGCGTGGAGAAGGTGGTGAAGGTGCTCCAACCCTACAAGCTCGTGAGCCGGGAGTTCCAGCCGGAGGACACCGTGGTGGAGGTTCGGGGGGTACGGTTCGGTGGCGGGGAGGAGCTGGTGGTGATCGCGGGGCCGTGCTCCGTGGAAAGCCGCGAGCAGATCCTGACGACCGCCCGGGCGGTGAAGGAGGCCGGTGCCCGCATGCTCCGGGGAGGCGCCTTTAAACCCCGCACCTCTCCGTACTCCTTCCAGGGGCTGGAGGAGGAAGGCCTGCGGCTTCTGGCGGAGGCCCGGGAGGCCACGGGGCTGCCGGTGGTGACGGAGGCCATGGACCACCGGCAGCTGGAACTGGTGGCCCAGTACGCGGACATGATACAGATCGGGGCCCGGAACATGCAGAACTACACCCTGCTTCGGGATGTGGGGCGTCTGCGCAAGCCGGTGCTCCTTAAACGGGGTCCCAGTGCCACCCTGGAGGAAACCCTTCTTGCCGCGGAATACATCCTCAGCGAGGGCAACCGTCAGGTGGTCCTGTGCGAGCGGGGCATTCGGGGATTCGACAACCACACCCGGTTCGTGCTGGACATCGGAGCCGTGGTGGTTCTCAAGCAGCTCACGCATCTGCCCGTGATCGTGGATCCCAGTCACCCCGCGGGCAAGCGGGCCTACGTGCCCGCCCTGGCCCGGGCCGCGGTGGCCGCGGGAGCCGACGGGCTCATCGTGGAGGTGCACCCGGATCCGGAGCGGGCCCTCAGCGACGGTGCCCAGCAGCTGCGGCCCGGGGAGTTCGCCCGCCTGATGCGGGAGGTGACGGCCATCGCCCAGGCCGTGGGACGTTTCCGGTCCCCGGTTCCCGCCGTTTGA
- the ilvB gene encoding biosynthetic-type acetolactate synthase large subunit, with protein MAKTMVDRTTRTLKGAEVVVRLLEELGVRWIFGIPGGASLPLYDALYDAHGIQHVLVRHEQVAAHAATGYARASGDVGVCTATSGPGATNLVTGLADAFMDSAPVLAITGQVVRPNIGTDAFQEADVTAITMPVTKHNYLVMDPAELPRVVQEAYYLCRAGRPGPVLVDIPRDVLQAEIPAELLRAPFEPRYQPILDGDPARIAEAAEAISRSRRPILYVGGGAQGASEPLARLARRCRIPVTVTLMGKGAFDETDPLCLGMLGMHGTAYANYAINEADLVIAVGARFDDRVTGRLKDFCPHARFIHIDIDPSEIGKNKPAHIPIVGDARRVLEALEPLVQPPDVDAWWRQIEEWRTRYPLRWRPGRMLKPQQVIEAIYQATRGEALVVTDVGQHQMWAAQYYKCRRPRQFITSGGLGAMGFGFPAAMGAQFARPDDLVVAIVGDGGFQMTLQDLITAVEWRLPLKIYVINNGAHGMVRQWQQLFYNERYSHVFLRNPDFARVAEAFGAVGIRVETEEEMHAAIQRSLEVRDRPVVVDFIVDPEENCYPMIPSGQSVKEMILGE; from the coding sequence ATGGCGAAGACGATGGTGGACCGCACCACCCGGACGCTCAAGGGCGCGGAGGTGGTCGTGCGACTCCTGGAGGAGCTTGGGGTCCGGTGGATCTTCGGGATCCCCGGGGGGGCCTCTTTGCCCCTGTACGACGCCCTTTACGACGCACACGGAATCCAGCACGTGCTCGTACGCCACGAACAGGTGGCGGCCCACGCGGCCACCGGGTACGCCCGGGCGAGCGGGGACGTGGGGGTATGCACCGCCACCTCAGGCCCCGGAGCGACGAATCTCGTCACGGGCCTGGCGGATGCCTTCATGGACTCCGCCCCCGTCCTGGCCATCACGGGGCAGGTGGTGCGGCCCAACATCGGCACGGACGCCTTCCAGGAGGCGGACGTCACCGCCATCACCATGCCCGTCACCAAGCACAACTACCTGGTCATGGATCCCGCGGAACTCCCCCGGGTCGTACAGGAGGCCTACTACCTGTGCCGGGCGGGGCGGCCGGGCCCCGTCCTGGTAGACATCCCCCGGGACGTCCTCCAGGCGGAGATCCCCGCAGAGCTCCTCCGGGCCCCGTTCGAACCCCGCTATCAGCCGATCCTGGACGGGGATCCCGCCCGCATCGCGGAGGCGGCGGAGGCCATCTCCCGCAGCCGCCGGCCCATCCTGTACGTGGGAGGAGGAGCCCAGGGAGCCTCCGAACCGCTCGCGCGCCTGGCCCGCCGCTGCCGCATCCCCGTCACCGTGACCCTTATGGGGAAGGGCGCCTTTGACGAGACGGATCCTCTGTGCCTGGGCATGCTGGGGATGCACGGCACCGCGTACGCGAACTACGCCATCAACGAGGCGGATCTGGTGATCGCCGTGGGCGCCCGGTTCGACGACCGGGTGACGGGTCGGTTGAAGGACTTCTGCCCGCACGCCCGGTTCATCCACATCGACATCGATCCCTCCGAGATCGGCAAGAACAAGCCCGCCCACATCCCCATCGTGGGGGACGCCCGACGGGTCCTGGAGGCTCTGGAGCCGCTCGTGCAGCCGCCCGATGTGGACGCGTGGTGGCGGCAGATCGAGGAGTGGCGCACGCGCTATCCCCTTCGGTGGCGACCCGGACGGATGCTGAAACCCCAGCAGGTGATCGAGGCCATCTACCAGGCCACCCGGGGAGAGGCCCTGGTGGTGACGGATGTGGGGCAGCACCAGATGTGGGCCGCCCAGTACTACAAGTGCCGGCGGCCCCGGCAGTTCATCACCTCCGGAGGGCTGGGGGCCATGGGGTTCGGGTTCCCCGCGGCCATGGGGGCCCAGTTCGCCCGGCCGGATGACCTGGTGGTCGCCATCGTGGGCGATGGGGGATTCCAGATGACCCTCCAGGACCTCATCACCGCGGTGGAGTGGCGTCTGCCCCTCAAGATCTACGTGATCAACAACGGGGCGCACGGTATGGTGCGACAGTGGCAGCAGCTCTTCTACAACGAGCGCTACTCCCACGTGTTCCTTCGGAACCCGGACTTCGCCCGGGTGGCGGAGGCCTTCGGGGCCGTGGGGATCCGGGTGGAGACGGAGGAGGAGATGCATGCGGCGATCCAGCGGTCCCTGGAGGTCCGGGACCGCCCCGTGGTGGTGGACTTCATCGTGGACCCGGAGGAGAACTGTTACCCCATGATCCCCTCCGGACAGTCCGTTAAGGAGATGATCCTCGGTGAGTGA
- the ilvN gene encoding acetolactate synthase small subunit: protein MSEALAAAAQPASERRMLSLVVDNAPGVLMRISALFRRRGINIHSLAVSVTEDPKISRITMVVDCPAARMDVVLRQLRKLIEVHWVRDITDAKRTERELALVKVNASPEVRHEVLEAARVFRARPVDLTERTVTLEVTGGSEKIDALIDVLRQYGIREVVRTGAIALLRGTAVT, encoded by the coding sequence GTGAGTGAGGCGCTGGCGGCTGCGGCCCAACCTGCGTCGGAGCGGCGCATGCTGTCCCTGGTGGTGGACAATGCGCCGGGCGTGCTCATGCGGATCTCCGCCCTGTTCCGCCGGCGGGGCATCAACATCCACAGCCTCGCGGTCTCCGTGACGGAGGATCCGAAGATCTCCCGCATCACCATGGTGGTGGACTGTCCCGCGGCCCGCATGGACGTGGTGCTCCGGCAGCTGCGCAAGCTCATCGAGGTGCACTGGGTGCGGGACATCACGGATGCCAAGCGGACGGAGCGGGAGCTGGCCCTGGTGAAGGTGAACGCTTCCCCGGAGGTCCGGCACGAGGTCCTGGAGGCCGCCCGGGTCTTCCGGGCCCGCCCCGTGGACCTCACGGAGCGGACCGTCACCCTCGAGGTGACGGGAGGCAGCGAGAAGATCGATGCCCTGATCGACGTCCTCCGCCAGTACGGGATCCGCGAGGTGGTGCGCACGGGGGCCATCGCCCTGCTGCGGGGGACGGCTGTTACCTGA
- the ilvC gene encoding ketol-acid reductoisomerase: MARLYYEQDANPERIRTQRVAVLGYGSQGHAHAQNLRDQGVEVVVGARPGGTSWQAAQADGFPVMTVAEATRSADVLAVLIPDMAQAAVYRAEIEPHLRPGQALVFAHGFTVHYGQVTPPRTVDVFLVAPKAPGHRMREVFREGGGVPGLLAVHQDATGLARERALAYAWGIGCLRAGVLETTFREETETDLFGEQAVLCGGVSALILAGFETLVEAGYQPEVAYFECLHELKLIVDLMYEGGLRWMRHSVSDTAEYGDYTRGPRIIDEHVRQRMREILREIQSGEFAREWIQEAESGFPGFYGLRREAANHPIEEVGERLRSMMPWLKAKKQPTQVGGTG, translated from the coding sequence ATGGCGCGGCTGTACTACGAGCAAGACGCGAATCCGGAGAGGATCCGGACCCAGCGCGTGGCCGTCCTGGGGTACGGAAGCCAGGGGCACGCCCATGCCCAGAACCTCCGGGACCAGGGGGTGGAGGTGGTGGTCGGCGCGCGGCCCGGAGGGACCTCCTGGCAGGCGGCGCAGGCGGACGGGTTCCCGGTGATGACGGTGGCGGAGGCGACCCGGTCCGCGGACGTCCTCGCCGTCCTCATCCCGGACATGGCCCAGGCCGCGGTGTACCGGGCCGAGATCGAGCCTCATCTGCGGCCGGGACAGGCCCTGGTGTTCGCCCACGGATTTACGGTCCACTACGGCCAGGTCACCCCCCCCAGGACCGTGGACGTCTTCCTCGTGGCCCCCAAGGCCCCGGGACATCGCATGCGGGAGGTGTTCCGGGAGGGCGGAGGGGTTCCGGGGCTCCTGGCGGTCCATCAGGATGCCACCGGACTCGCCCGGGAGCGGGCTCTCGCGTACGCGTGGGGGATCGGGTGCCTGCGGGCCGGGGTCCTGGAAACCACCTTCCGGGAGGAGACGGAAACGGACCTCTTCGGAGAGCAGGCGGTCCTGTGCGGGGGAGTTTCCGCCCTGATCCTGGCGGGCTTCGAAACCCTGGTGGAGGCGGGGTACCAGCCGGAGGTGGCGTACTTCGAGTGTCTGCACGAGCTGAAGCTCATCGTGGACCTCATGTACGAGGGAGGGCTCCGGTGGATGCGGCACTCCGTGTCGGACACCGCGGAGTACGGAGACTACACCCGGGGCCCCCGAATCATCGACGAGCACGTGCGGCAGCGCATGCGGGAGATCCTGCGAGAGATCCAGTCCGGGGAGTTCGCCCGAGAGTGGATCCAGGAGGCGGAGAGCGGCTTTCCAGGATTTTACGGGCTGCGGCGGGAAGCTGCGAACCATCCCATCGAGGAGGTGGGAGAACGGCTCCGCAGCATGATGCCCTGGCTCAAGGCCAAAAAGCAGCCCACGCAGGTGGGAGGGACGGGATGA